The Anas platyrhynchos isolate ZD024472 breed Pekin duck chromosome 3, IASCAAS_PekinDuck_T2T, whole genome shotgun sequence genome includes a window with the following:
- the LOC101801977 gene encoding prolyl-tRNA synthetase associated domain-containing protein 1, with protein sequence MAAAGLRAALEQRLRELGIAALTAEHPEVFTVEEMMPHVQHLKGGHSKNLFLRDKKKKGFWLVTVLHDRQINLNELAKKLGVGSGNLRFADENAMLEKLKVGQGCATPLALFCDQGDVKFVLDAGFLEGGHEKVYFHPMTNSATMGLSPEDFMKFVKSTGHDPIIIHFDEDSK encoded by the exons atggcggcggcggggctacGGGCGGCGCTGGAGCAGCGGCTGCGGGAGCTGGGCATCGCCGCGCTCACCGCCGAGCACCCGGAG GTGTTCACGGTTGAGGAGATGATGCCCCACGTCCAACACCTGAAGGGAGGGCACAGCAAAAACCTTTTCCTCAGagacaagaagaagaaaggctTCTGGCTGGTGACCGTCCTGCACGACAGGCAGATCAACCTGAACGAGCTTGCCAAAAAACTGGGCGTTGGCAGCGGAAACCTGAGGTTTGCTGATGAAAATGCCATGCTGGAAAAACTGAAAGTGGGCCAAGGCTGCGCCACGCCGCTGGCCCTCTTCTGCGACCAAGGAGACGTGAAGTTCGTGCTGGATGCTGGCTTCCTGGAGGGGGGCCACGAGAAGGTGTATTTCCATCCCATGACGAACTCTGCAACCATGGGCCTAAGCCCTGAGGACTTCATGAAGTTTGTGAAATCGACAGGCCACGATCCCATAATCATACATTTTGATGAAGACAGTAAATAG